The Geoglobus acetivorans genome window below encodes:
- a CDS encoding universal stress protein, with translation MIVCAVDDYRRMEKLVRFAAEEAKFRGMKLHIIHSSPGGDKTDLEEVEFGEKLLADAEKIAGEYGIEVETHFLLRGNDPAKDILLFCEEVNAKLVVIGVKKRTPAGKLLFGSVAQQVILHAEIPVICIK, from the coding sequence ATGATTGTGTGTGCGGTTGATGATTACCGGAGGATGGAGAAGCTTGTCAGATTTGCGGCAGAGGAGGCAAAATTTAGGGGAATGAAACTTCACATAATCCATTCCAGTCCAGGCGGGGATAAAACTGATTTGGAAGAGGTGGAATTCGGGGAGAAACTTCTTGCCGATGCAGAGAAAATAGCGGGAGAGTACGGTATTGAGGTGGAAACGCACTTTCTCCTGAGGGGAAATGATCCCGCAAAGGACATTCTTCTCTTCTGCGAGGAGGTAAATGCAAAACTTGTCGTTATCGGGGTTAAAAAAAGAACTCCAGCCGGTAAACTGCTGTTCGGAAGTGTTGCGCAGCAGGTGATACTGCACGCCGAGATTCCTGTGATATGTATAAAGTGA